A part of Olleya sp. Bg11-27 genomic DNA contains:
- a CDS encoding aldo/keto reductase family oxidoreductase: MTENKYSKVIAGAMTWGKWGKQLNQKDMISLMNHCIDNQITTFDHADIYGDYTTEIDFGNAFAESNIDRQNIQLISKCGIQYIGQTRPENKVKHYNYSKDYIIWSTEQSLKKLKTDYLDLLLLHRPSPLMQSEEIAEAISILKQQGKIKDFGVSNFTASQSALLSKYIPISVNQIEFSLTQHTAMHDGTLDLMQLNNTQSMCWSPLGSTFREDTEQTRRIHKQLGRLLQKYNATEDQLLLAWILKHPANILPVVGTTNTKRLSGAIAATNITLELEDWFSILVASQGHKVP; the protein is encoded by the coding sequence ATGACAGAAAACAAGTATTCTAAAGTTATTGCTGGAGCTATGACTTGGGGAAAATGGGGCAAGCAATTGAACCAAAAAGACATGATATCACTAATGAATCATTGTATTGATAATCAAATAACTACATTTGATCACGCGGATATTTATGGTGACTACACCACTGAGATTGATTTTGGAAACGCTTTCGCGGAATCCAATATAGACCGACAAAATATTCAGTTAATTTCTAAATGCGGTATTCAATACATTGGACAAACACGTCCAGAAAATAAGGTCAAACATTATAATTATAGTAAGGATTATATTATTTGGTCTACGGAACAATCACTGAAAAAACTAAAAACAGACTATCTAGATCTATTATTATTACATAGACCAAGTCCATTAATGCAATCAGAAGAGATTGCAGAGGCGATTTCCATTTTAAAACAACAAGGAAAAATTAAAGACTTTGGTGTGTCTAATTTTACGGCATCGCAAAGTGCGCTGTTATCCAAATACATTCCTATTTCTGTTAATCAAATAGAGTTTTCTTTAACGCAACATACTGCAATGCACGATGGTACTTTGGATCTAATGCAATTAAATAATACACAATCTATGTGTTGGTCTCCTTTAGGAAGCACTTTTAGAGAAGACACTGAACAAACCAGACGTATACATAAACAGCTAGGGCGTTTATTACAAAAATACAATGCCACAGAAGACCAATTATTATTAGCATGGATTTTAAAACACCCTGCCAATATATTACCGGTTGTAGGCACCACAAACACAAAAAGATTAAGTGGCGCTATCGCCGCAACAAATATCACATTAGAATTAGAAGACTGGTTTTCAATATTAGTTGCTAGCCAAGGACATAAAGTACCATAA
- a CDS encoding AAA family ATPase: MEQTSTIDIKSINEKIEKESAFVDLLMLEMNKVIVGQKHMVERLLIGLLGQGHILLEGVPGLAKTLAINTLSQAIDASFSRIQFTPDLLPSDVVGTLIFNMKENDFSIKKGPIFANFVLADEINRAPAKVQSALLEAMQEKQVTIGDETFKLDKPFLVMATQNPVEQEGTYTLPEAQVDRFMLKTVIDYPKQADEQLIMRANLKGSWEKVNPVVSVAEILRAQESVREVYMDEKIEKYILDIIFATRYPEKYKLADLKPLISFGASPRGSINLATAAKCYAFIKRRGYVIPEDVRAVVHDVLRHRIGITYEAEAENVTSEDIINKIVNEIEVP, from the coding sequence ATGGAACAAACAAGTACAATTGATATCAAGTCGATTAACGAGAAAATTGAAAAGGAAAGCGCATTTGTAGATTTACTGATGCTTGAAATGAATAAAGTCATTGTTGGTCAAAAACATATGGTCGAACGATTACTAATAGGTCTTTTAGGACAAGGGCATATTTTGTTAGAAGGGGTGCCTGGTTTAGCAAAAACGTTAGCCATTAATACCTTGTCTCAAGCCATTGATGCTAGTTTTAGTCGTATACAATTTACACCAGATTTACTACCATCTGATGTTGTAGGGACGTTGATTTTTAATATGAAAGAGAATGATTTCTCAATTAAAAAAGGACCAATATTTGCTAATTTTGTTTTAGCAGATGAGATTAACAGAGCGCCGGCAAAAGTGCAATCTGCATTATTAGAAGCGATGCAAGAAAAGCAAGTGACTATTGGTGACGAAACCTTTAAGTTGGATAAGCCTTTTTTAGTAATGGCCACTCAAAACCCAGTAGAGCAAGAAGGAACATATACATTACCAGAAGCACAAGTCGATAGATTTATGCTGAAAACAGTTATAGATTATCCAAAACAGGCAGACGAGCAACTAATTATGCGTGCTAACTTAAAAGGGAGCTGGGAAAAAGTTAATCCAGTTGTTTCTGTTGCTGAAATATTAAGAGCGCAAGAGTCGGTTAGGGAAGTGTACATGGATGAGAAGATTGAAAAATATATCTTAGATATCATTTTTGCAACACGTTATCCGGAAAAATATAAACTAGCAGATTTAAAACCATTAATTTCTTTTGGAGCGTCGCCCCGTGGTAGTATTAACTTGGCAACTGCTGCTAAATGTTATGCGTTTATAAAGCGTCGTGGTTATGTAATACCAGAAGATGTACGTGCAGTAGTACACGATGTATTACGTCACAGAATTGGAATTACGTATGAAGCAGAAGCGGAAAATGTAACTTCCGAGGATATTATAAATAAGATTGTAAACGAAATTGAAGTACCATAG
- a CDS encoding aldehyde dehydrogenase family protein: MQAVSADFGIKEALKQLGLKDINEGTSTGLNNFGSGELIESYSPTDGKLIGKVSTTTKADYEKVINKATEAFVGFRAMPAPQRGEIVRQFGNKLRALKEPLGKLVSYEMGKSLQEGYGEVQEMIDICDFAVGLSRQLNGQTIPSERPGHVMREQWHSLGVVGIISAFNFPVAVWAWNTALAWVCGDVCIWKGSEKAPLCSVACQNIIASVLKENNLPEGISAIINGDYKVGEFMTTDHRIPLISATGSTRMGRIVGATVAERFGKSLLELGGNNAIIITPTADLKVVVPGAVFGAVGTCGQRCTSTRRLIIHESVYDKVRDAIVGAYGQLTIGNPLDEKNHIGPLIDKDSVNTYLAAIEKAKAEGGKVLVEGGVLEGEGYESGCYVKPAIIEAKNDFEIVQSETFAPVLYLIKYSGDVENAIAAQNGVAQGLSSAIMTNELKEAEKFLSFAGSDCGIANVNIGTSGAEIGGAFGGEKETGGGRESGSDAWKVYMRRQTNTVNYSDELPLAQGIKFDL, encoded by the coding sequence ATGCAAGCAGTTTCAGCTGATTTCGGAATAAAAGAAGCCTTAAAACAATTAGGGTTAAAAGATATAAATGAAGGAACATCTACAGGTTTAAATAACTTTGGAAGTGGAGAGTTAATTGAGTCTTACTCGCCAACAGATGGTAAATTAATAGGTAAAGTATCAACAACGACTAAAGCCGATTACGAAAAAGTAATCAATAAAGCAACGGAAGCTTTTGTTGGATTTAGAGCAATGCCTGCCCCACAAAGAGGAGAGATTGTAAGACAATTTGGAAATAAATTAAGAGCATTAAAAGAACCTTTAGGAAAGTTAGTCTCTTATGAGATGGGTAAATCTTTACAAGAAGGTTACGGAGAAGTTCAAGAAATGATTGATATCTGTGACTTTGCTGTCGGGTTATCAAGACAACTAAATGGGCAAACAATACCTTCAGAACGTCCAGGTCATGTCATGCGTGAGCAGTGGCACTCTTTAGGTGTTGTTGGAATAATCTCAGCATTTAACTTTCCTGTAGCGGTTTGGGCTTGGAATACAGCTTTAGCTTGGGTTTGTGGTGATGTATGTATCTGGAAGGGGTCAGAAAAAGCACCGCTTTGCTCGGTAGCTTGTCAAAATATTATTGCATCAGTTTTAAAAGAAAATAACTTGCCAGAAGGTATTTCTGCTATTATCAATGGAGACTACAAAGTGGGTGAGTTTATGACAACTGATCACAGAATTCCATTAATATCTGCAACAGGGTCTACTAGAATGGGACGTATTGTTGGAGCAACAGTAGCGGAGCGTTTTGGAAAATCGTTATTAGAGTTAGGAGGAAACAATGCTATTATTATCACGCCAACTGCAGATTTAAAAGTGGTAGTTCCTGGTGCTGTATTTGGTGCTGTTGGTACTTGTGGACAACGTTGTACATCTACTAGAAGACTAATTATTCACGAATCAGTTTACGATAAAGTAAGAGATGCAATTGTTGGTGCTTACGGACAATTAACTATTGGAAATCCATTGGATGAGAAAAACCATATTGGACCGTTAATAGATAAAGATTCTGTAAATACTTATTTAGCTGCTATTGAAAAAGCAAAAGCTGAAGGTGGTAAAGTACTAGTGGAAGGTGGTGTTTTGGAAGGTGAAGGTTATGAGTCTGGATGTTATGTTAAGCCGGCTATTATTGAGGCTAAAAACGATTTCGAAATCGTACAATCGGAAACATTTGCGCCAGTATTATATTTAATTAAATATTCAGGTGATGTAGAAAATGCAATTGCTGCTCAAAACGGTGTTGCACAAGGGTTATCATCTGCAATTATGACTAACGAATTGAAGGAAGCTGAAAAGTTTTTATCATTTGCGGGATCAGATTGTGGAATTGCAAATGTAAACATCGGAACTTCTGGAGCTGAAATTGGTGGTGCTTTTGGAGGAGAAAAAGAAACAGGTGGTGGACGTGAGTCTGGATCTGATGCTTGGAAAGTATACATGAGAAGACAAACAAATACAGTAAATTATTCTGACGAATTGCCTTTAGCTCAAGGTATTAAGTTTGATTTATAA
- a CDS encoding OmpA family protein, translating to MSKKTGYLLGILLTIILGTILYWFLCCNCCAGTADAEANSKTDTIESKNDVPAKLDATMNAFAVSDANGNLSFDINDNINFKTSDYHYIEPLSIEVDNGLTQLVDYLDADPSKSINVTGHYRSEETNVSAFPNLGLARANTIKNQLISKGMSSKRINTFGILDDNFNADSNGVLHGPLSYGVNTVAEADNSEEDALQELGDAIKADPLILYFNTAQASINLTAVQRQKVADMVKYTDKVDGAMLNVTGYTDNTGDQVNNVRLGQERADFAKNYLIENGIAANKINSTSKGPDAPIADNATEEGRAKNRRVVVTIN from the coding sequence ATGAGTAAAAAAACCGGTTATCTTCTAGGTATTTTGCTGACTATTATTCTAGGTACAATTCTGTACTGGTTTTTGTGTTGTAATTGTTGTGCTGGTACTGCAGATGCAGAGGCCAATTCTAAAACAGATACAATAGAAAGCAAGAATGATGTTCCCGCAAAATTAGATGCTACCATGAATGCATTTGCAGTAAGTGATGCTAATGGTAATTTAAGTTTTGATATTAATGACAATATTAATTTCAAAACATCAGACTATCACTATATAGAACCTCTATCAATAGAGGTAGACAATGGATTGACACAACTTGTAGATTATTTAGATGCAGATCCAAGTAAGTCTATTAATGTTACAGGTCATTATAGAAGTGAAGAAACAAATGTTTCAGCCTTTCCTAATCTAGGGTTGGCAAGAGCTAATACTATTAAAAATCAATTAATCTCAAAAGGAATGTCTTCTAAAAGGATAAACACCTTTGGGATATTAGATGATAATTTTAATGCAGATAGTAATGGTGTTTTGCATGGACCATTAAGCTATGGTGTTAACACAGTAGCAGAAGCGGATAATAGTGAAGAAGATGCGTTACAGGAGTTGGGAGATGCTATTAAAGCAGATCCATTGATTTTATATTTTAATACGGCTCAAGCTTCAATTAATTTAACGGCAGTACAACGTCAAAAAGTGGCTGATATGGTTAAATATACAGACAAGGTTGATGGCGCTATGCTTAATGTGACAGGTTATACTGATAATACCGGAGATCAGGTAAATAATGTAAGGTTGGGGCAGGAAAGAGCCGACTTTGCTAAAAATTATTTAATAGAAAATGGTATTGCAGCCAATAAAATCAATAGTACTTCTAAAGGACCAGACGCTCCAATTGCAGATAATGCAACAGAGGAAGGTCGTGCAAAAAATAGAAGAGTCGTCGTAACCATTAACTAA
- a CDS encoding SDR family NAD(P)-dependent oxidoreductase, with translation MSNTKTALITGATSGIGRATAHEFAKHGINLILCGRRQERLDTIEKALSKQTNVHTLNFDVRDKKAVFAAIGSLPENFKQIDILINNAGNAHGLDPIQDGNLDDWDAMLDINVKGLLYVSKAIIPQMTARQSGHIINIGSSAGKEVYPKGNVYCASKHAVVAVTEGMRIDLNPFGIKVTAINPGLVETEFSQVRFKGDAKADNVYKGYKALQPEDLADVIYFAVSRPAHVNIADVLLFCTAQASSTIVKKD, from the coding sequence ATGAGTAATACTAAAACAGCATTAATTACTGGCGCAACCAGTGGAATAGGTCGTGCAACAGCACATGAGTTTGCCAAACACGGTATTAACCTTATCCTTTGCGGGCGTCGCCAAGAACGTTTAGACACTATAGAAAAAGCATTATCAAAACAAACCAATGTGCATACTCTAAATTTTGATGTTCGCGATAAAAAAGCAGTCTTTGCTGCTATTGGTTCGCTTCCTGAAAATTTTAAACAAATAGATATTTTAATAAACAATGCCGGAAACGCACATGGATTAGACCCAATACAGGATGGTAATTTAGACGACTGGGATGCCATGTTAGACATAAACGTAAAAGGGCTATTATATGTTAGCAAAGCTATTATACCACAAATGACAGCGCGTCAATCAGGACATATTATTAATATTGGATCTTCAGCAGGAAAAGAAGTCTACCCAAAAGGCAACGTGTATTGCGCCAGTAAACACGCAGTCGTTGCTGTCACCGAGGGCATGCGCATTGACCTCAACCCTTTCGGAATTAAAGTGACTGCCATAAACCCAGGTTTAGTGGAGACTGAATTCTCTCAAGTCCGTTTTAAAGGAGACGCCAAAGCAGACAACGTTTATAAAGGCTACAAAGCACTACAGCCAGAAGACCTAGCAGACGTTATTTACTTTGCAGTATCACGTCCAGCACATGTAAATATCGCTGATGTACTACTATTTTGTACCGCACAAGCTAGCTCTACTATCGTAAAAAAGGACTAA
- a CDS encoding ATP-binding protein, translating into MINKRLLIKNLLAHNDENSFYDKKRKIDISQKEGKAKFLKHVCALSNSNPKNNSFIVIGVEDEDNQIIGVDFFDDSKIQNLINAYFTNPPIVQYENIPFPHLPDHKVVGLVTIRPKEGLTSLRKNIWKYYGGSVFFRDGSISMPKVFKTEITDVNSKIVEAIENHAQNNIEYTLDGVFDFMKKRQDYNPKYIVFKEYFVLCWSGEKKQVRNETFYSRVDIELINEQVRLFFSTLDEVSITFNENSFTIIEYLQLGLQKSYKYYPLEKTIISFNDNASYNIVSTLIFNAPQFDKKILHHIYNSNNSILEKLKKGQLLNNNESKDLNNLPDTYLICYLNLFHEALDKLNEAKPYLKPFPEIYRKYKDVLRILRKVKYN; encoded by the coding sequence ATGATTAATAAACGCTTACTTATCAAAAACCTACTCGCACATAACGACGAGAATAGTTTTTACGATAAAAAGCGAAAAATTGACATTAGCCAAAAAGAAGGTAAAGCTAAATTTTTAAAACACGTTTGTGCATTATCAAACTCCAATCCAAAAAACAACTCATTTATAGTTATTGGTGTGGAAGATGAAGACAATCAAATTATTGGTGTTGATTTTTTTGACGATTCTAAAATTCAAAACCTCATCAACGCGTATTTTACTAACCCACCGATAGTACAATACGAGAATATCCCTTTTCCGCATTTACCAGACCATAAAGTTGTTGGACTTGTTACCATTCGTCCAAAAGAAGGCTTGACTTCTCTCAGAAAAAACATCTGGAAATATTATGGAGGCTCAGTCTTTTTTAGAGATGGAAGCATTAGCATGCCTAAGGTTTTTAAAACCGAAATAACAGACGTTAATTCTAAGATTGTTGAAGCCATAGAAAATCATGCACAAAATAATATTGAATACACTCTAGATGGTGTTTTTGATTTTATGAAAAAAAGACAAGACTACAATCCAAAATACATTGTTTTCAAAGAGTATTTTGTGTTGTGTTGGTCAGGCGAAAAAAAGCAAGTTAGAAATGAAACGTTTTACTCTAGAGTAGATATTGAATTAATTAACGAGCAAGTACGTTTGTTTTTTTCAACTTTAGATGAAGTATCCATCACCTTTAATGAAAATTCTTTTACTATAATTGAATATTTACAACTCGGACTTCAAAAGTCTTATAAATATTATCCACTAGAAAAAACAATAATTAGTTTTAACGATAACGCTAGTTATAACATAGTCTCAACCTTAATTTTTAATGCGCCTCAATTTGATAAAAAGATACTACATCACATTTATAACTCTAATAATTCTATACTAGAAAAATTAAAAAAAGGACAATTATTAAATAATAACGAATCAAAAGATCTAAACAACCTCCCTGATACGTATCTTATATGTTATCTGAATTTATTTCATGAAGCGTTAGACAAATTAAACGAGGCTAAACCTTATTTAAAACCGTTTCCTGAAATATATAGAAAGTACAAAGACGTTTTGCGTATTTTAAGAAAAGTAAAATACAATTAA